The Paenibacillus sp. RC334 nucleotide sequence CCGCTCGGTCGGGGATGACAGAGGTGCAATGACATTTAATGCTTCGCGGGAATACGCGATTCTTCCTTCTTCCTCTTGCAGTATATGGTTTTTTTTCAGATATATAAGCTTAAATTTCACCGTTGAAACGGCACTTTCGATAATTTGGCGCTGAAACCTTTCCCCGCCGTATTGCCGGATAAAATCATCCGGGTCCATACCGTCGCTGACCAGCGCTACTTTAACGTGAAGCCCCGCATTTTCCAGCAACGGAAAATTCTTAAGCGCAGCAGCTTGTCCTGCCCGGTCACCATCATAGCAAATAATGACCTCGTCGCACAGTCCCTTTAACATCGTAGCATGATGCTCCGTCAAAGCTGTGCCCATAGCGGCCACCCCGTTCTGCACACCTGCTTCCCAAGCTGAGATAACATCGCCGTATCCTTCAAAAAGGACACTCTGACGAAGCTTGCGAATCGAGGTCTTTGCATGGTGGAGGTTGTACAGTGTCCGGCTCTTGTTGAACAGTTTGGTTTCCGGTGAATTCAAATACTTGGGCTGTCCTTCACCAAGAATGCGGCCCGCAAAGGCAATTATTTTTCCATTTCGGTTCCAAATAGGAAACATAATGCGATCCCTGAACCGATCCACATACCCATCATCCTCATGTCGGGGAGAGATAAGCCCGCCCTTTTCCATCTCAACAGGATCGAAAGAACGCTTCTCCAGAAACTGGACAATCGTATCCCATCGGTTAGGTGCATAGCCAATTTGAAATTGATCAATGATCTTGTCAGTAAATCCCCGTGACCGCAAATACTCCATAGCCGGTTTGCCATGCTCCGTATTCTTAAGGAGAAAATGGTACATCTTAGATGTTAGCTCGTACGCTTGCAACAACCTGTCCAACTCAGGATGCTGATGCGTTGACTCACGTCCCTGCCATTCGCCGAGAGGGATATGACTTTCTTCCGCCATTGTTCTGACAGCTTCGGGAAAGGATAGTCCTTCGATTTCCATCATAAATTTGATGGCATTGCCTCCCGCGCCGCAGCCGTAGCAGTAAAAAATCTGACGATCCGGTGTCACGGTGAATGAAGGGGTTTTTTCGGAATGAAAAGGACAGAGGCCTTTCATATACTTCCCCTGCTTGGTCAAATGCACGTACTTGCTTACCGTATCTACGATATCATGATGTTGTAAAACCGACTCAATGATATCGTCCGGTATGTTGCCTTGTCCAGCACTCATGTTAACCACCTTCATCTCTTTAGCACGTAAATATAATTCGATACCGTTATTCATTCTCCTGCAAGAAGAGTAAAAGTTTTGTCAGTTTATGTTGAAAAACTTCACGATCCTCTGATGTAAACGGTTTGGGACCCTTTCCATAACGTCCTTTTTTCCTTTCCTTGGCAGAAGTATGACGGCGATCGAGCATAAAATCAATCGAATCGTTTCGATACATCGTTCCGCGAAATGACATAACCTCACAGCCTTTAGCCAAAGCGAGTGCCGCAAGACCGTAATCGTTGGTGGTTACAATATCCCCTCGACGGATATGATTAGCAATATAGAGATCAGCGCTTTGGTCGCTCCGGTCCACTTTTACGACGGTCACGCCTCCGCTGCCCTGGATAAGATGATCATATGAAGATACCATAATAACCTGAACATGAAAACGGGTAGCTGTATCCGCAATTTCGCTTTTGACAGGACAAGCGTCTCCGTCAACAACGATCCGCACATCCGATAAACCTCCGGATATTCCCACAAGCATCCCCCTTCTCCATACGGATTCGAGTAAAATACGGAACGGCTGCAAGATCGCTCTTACACCGTTCCGTATATTTATACCCATTTTTTCAAGTTATTCATACTATTACAGCTACGATTAGCCCACGAGTTTGGAAAAATCGGCAAAACGCTTCAGCTCTCTATCAATGGCGGCCAGCAATGCCAAACGGTTATTACGGATCGCATCATCCTCAGCCATAACCATTACGGAATCAAAGAACGCTGTCACCGCAGGAGTAATGGACGAGGCAAGTGCTAAAGCTCGCGTAGCATCGCCTTCCTGCAAGGCTGTATGATAAGATTCATAAACGCCGTACCATGTTTCATAGAGCGTTTTTTCGCCCTGTTCCGTAAATTCACCCGTATTAACTGATGCATGAACAGCTTTTGCAGCCAAATTGCCTACACGGTTAAACGACTCTACCGTTGCTTTAAAGGTATCTCCCGTTTGTACCGCATTCATCAGGGCTGCTCCGCGATCAACGACAGAAGCAACATCATCAAATCCGGCAGCAAGCACAGCGTCTACGACGTCATAACGAAGCGTCTCGGACAACAGTTTTTTCACACGCAAACCAAAGAATTCATGTAACTCTTTACGAATTTCATCGGCAGAACGTTTCATATTTCCAAGGTTGTCGTGTACGTCAAGTGCAATATTGAACACATCAGACAAAGTTGCCGAAAGATTACGATCCAGTAAAATTTGCACAATACCTGCGGCCTGACGGCGAAGCGCATAAGGGTCTTGCGAGCCTGTCGGAATAATACCGATGGAGAAACAGCCGGTGATCGTATCAATTTTGTCAGCAATACTCACAATAGCTCCAGCGTTCGTAGAAGGAACCGTTTCTCCGGCAAAACGCGGCTGATAATGCTCAAATACCGCTCTCGCCACTTCTTCCTTCTCTCCAGCCTTACGGGCATAATCCTCACCCATAACCCCTTGCAGTTCCGGGAATTCATATACCATTTGCGTTACCAGATCAAACTTACAAATATCTGCTGCCCGACTAACCGACTCCAGTGTATCCGGGGAAACCCGCAGCTTCTCAGCTAAAGCATCGGCAATGCGACGAATCCGACGTACCTTGTCTCCAACCGATCCCAATTCCTCGTGGAAAACGATACTTTCCAGCTTGGAGAGCGCATCCTTGATTTCCAGTCTCTGATCTTCTTCATAAAAGAATTTGGCATCAGATAGCCGTGCGCGCAATACTTTTTCGTTCCCTTTGGAAATGACATCCAGCGATTGACTTCCACCGTTACGTACAGTAACAAAGTATGGCAGCAGCTCTCCCGCACGATCCAGCACCGGGAAATAGCGTTGATGCTCACGCATGGAAGTAATCAGCACATCCTTCGGAATGTTGAGGAACGATGGATCAAAACCTCCAAACAGTACCGTCGGCGTTTCGACCAGATACAGTACTTCTTCCAGCAGATCATCCTTAACCGCGATCGTCCAGTCTTTTTCGGCTGCCAATGCTTCAATCTGCTTCACAATAATGGACTGGCGTTCGGCAATATCCACAATGACATGCTGTTTACGAAGCGCCTCAACATAGTCTGCCGGACTTTCCACAACAGTATCCTGCCCGAGAAAACGATGTCCTCTTGTCACATTCCCGGATTGAACCCCGGCAATTTCCAGGTTAACAATATCGTTACCAAACAAGGCGATCAACCAGCGAATTGGACGAACAAACTTAAAGTCATAGCTGGCCCAACGCATAAATTTAGGGAAAGTCATGGCATGCAAAATGTGCAATAAGCCTTCGGACAGCACTTCCGCTGTCGGTACACCTATACTGCTCTTGGTCGCGTAAATATACTCCACGCCTCCAAGCTCCTTGAATGTAAACTGTTCAGGATCAACACTTTGGCTACGGGCAAAGCCGAGAGCTGCCTTGCTCCAATTGCCGGCTTCATCAAGTGCGATTTTGCGGGAAGGACCCTTCACTTCTTCGTTAATATCCTCCTGCTTTTCGGCTACTTCCTTAACCAGCACCGCCAGACGACGAGGGGTAGCATAAGCTTCTACATCACCATGAGCAATACGTGAGCTGTCCAGCCAAGCAGTCATACGCTCCTTCAACTGCTGAATCGCAGCAGGGATAAAACGGGCGGGCACTTCTTCCAAACCGATTTCAAACAGCAAATCCTTAGACATGTGCCGCACCTCCTTTCTTCAACAGCGGGAAGCCGAGCTTCTCGCGTTCCTCCAGATAAGTTGCAGCCACCTGACGGGCCAAATTCCGTACACGCATAATAAATCCGGTTCGTTCCGTTACACTGATTGCACCGCGGGCATCCAACAAGTTGAACGCATGAGAGCATTTCAATACATAATCGTAGGCTGGAAATACAAGATGCTGCGCCATGGCTTTATTCGCTTCTTCTTCATACATATTAAAAAGGGTGAAAAGCATTTTGACATCAGATACTTCAAACGTATATTTAGAATGCTCAAATTCAGGCTGGTGGAAAACATCACCATACGTGATGCCATTAACCCACTCGAGATCGAATACGTTCTCCTTGTCCTGAATGTAGGACGCAAGACGCTCCATACCATACGTAATTTCAACCGCAACCGGACTGGCATCGATGCCGCCCACTTGCTGAAAATACGTGAATTGGGTAATTTCCATACCGTCCAGCCATACTTCCCAGCCTAATCCCCATGCTCCCAGCGTTGGCGCTTCCCAGTTATCTTCAACGAAGCGAATATCATGCTCCAGAGGATTAATACCAAGGCGGTTCAAGCTCTCCAGATACAACTCCTGAATGTTATCAGGCGATGGCTTCAAAACAACCTGAAACTGGTGATGCTGATACAGACGATTTGGATTCTCTCCATAACGTCCATCTGCGGGCCGGCGGGACGGCTCGACATAAGCTACGTTCCACGGCTCAGGTCCAATCGAACGCAAATACGTCATCGGGTTCATTGTGCCTGCCCCTTTTTCCGTGTCATACGGTTGTACAATAATACAGTTGTGCTCAGCCCAAAATTGTTGCAGTGTCAAAATCATCTGCTGAAAATTCATGGTACACACTTCCCTTCCAAATTACCTCAAATGGTGGTGATCATTCTTCGTAAAGCTTCTATGTACAGGGCCGCCGACTTCCAACAAGCCTCGCCAGAGACAGCAAAAAACCCCCGCCTCTACGCCTGTACAGACGTAGGGACGAGAGCTGACTCCCGCGGTTCCACCCTACTTGATTGCAGTCCTCCATCACCAGCCAGACCGTAATCCTCTTTTCCGTGTCCAATCAGATGCTCCCGAGTGCCTTGTTCACGAAGATTTCCCGCCGGGCTTACACCATCCCCGACTCGCTTACTCTAGAGAATAAACTCCGCTACTTTCTCGTTCAATGCCTCTGCTCCCGAAGGAGATATATAGTAAAATACTACACGTTTTCAGCAGCACAGTCAAGGGAGCAGGAGGTTTCACATATCATACTTGTCGAGCTGGTCCAGAAAATTGCGGGATTTCAGCTTGACCTCCAGCTGCGTATCCATGAACTGACGCATGACATGTTTGATTTCCAGCTTGGTCGAGTCCTTCACATCGATGTTGCCAAGCCGGTTTAAATCCATTCTCGCGAACAAACGTAACAACTTCAACGTACGCGGTGTGACACTCAATGCAGCCGGATCAAAATGCTTATAGCCTCGACACAAAACTCCGCCCAGCTTCGGACTGATAAACATATCTTCATCAGCACACTGTTGTCCGCTGGAAATACAGGCATCAAGCTGGGGAGCATATCCGGCCGCCTGCAATATTTTAAATTCATAAATGCTCATGACGATCAGCGGATCTTTGCCGCTCTCCAACGCTTCCAGACATGCTTTAAGCTGCTTAAACCAGAAGGTGCCCGTTTCTTCATCATGTAGTACCCGGTCGAGCAATTCACAGGCATATGAGGCGTAAGCGGCCTTGGTAATATCCTCGCGCAGTGTATGGTGGGATTGGATAATTTCACCGGCATTCAACGTGCCTAAGCCGGTATTTCGAAAAAAAACAAATTCACCATACGTAAACGGCTGCGTTAAAGCGGCATGACGACTTTTGGGCTTCTTGGCTCCTCTGACCAGCACGCCTGTCTTACCGCCGCTTTCGGTGCAAAGCGTAATAATTTTGTTCCCCTCACCGTAATCCATGCTGCGGATGACGATTCCTTCCACCCTGTAAAGCATGCCTCTTCCCCCAAACATTCGCGAAGAAGCCAGTGACTCGCGCTATTCACGGGCTTCTTCATGCTCGTCCGACTCTCCTTCATCCGTGTCTTGCTCCCTTGTCACGGCGCTCTCCCTGTATAACAGATACGCACCGACATCCCCAGTCATCGCAAAATACTTCCACGAAAAATCTCGCAATCGTATTCATCCTTTCTTCGGAAATGACGTTTGCATCTCAAAATTAGAATGATGCGAAGAGAGGTGAAGTATGCGATGAAATAAATGGATTGCGTTAAAAAAGGCTGCTGTATGCGGGGTGGGCCGCCGCTCCGCTACAGCGTGCATACAGTTACACTACCTTTTTTAAAGCATTCATTTTTTCAGTGCTGGAAATGAGGGTAAGGGAAGTGCAAGA carries:
- the dnaG gene encoding DNA primase — encoded protein: MNNGIELYLRAKEMKVVNMSAGQGNIPDDIIESVLQHHDIVDTVSKYVHLTKQGKYMKGLCPFHSEKTPSFTVTPDRQIFYCYGCGAGGNAIKFMMEIEGLSFPEAVRTMAEESHIPLGEWQGRESTHQHPELDRLLQAYELTSKMYHFLLKNTEHGKPAMEYLRSRGFTDKIIDQFQIGYAPNRWDTIVQFLEKRSFDPVEMEKGGLISPRHEDDGYVDRFRDRIMFPIWNRNGKIIAFAGRILGEGQPKYLNSPETKLFNKSRTLYNLHHAKTSIRKLRQSVLFEGYGDVISAWEAGVQNGVAAMGTALTEHHATMLKGLCDEVIICYDGDRAGQAAALKNFPLLENAGLHVKVALVSDGMDPDDFIRQYGGERFQRQIIESAVSTVKFKLIYLKKNHILQEEEGRIAYSREALNVIAPLSSPTEREVYLREVSAEVKVDFETLKQECNLLRQSLQKKQDFGDNNENRWNNGRHKKGQVVTPNLLPAYHVAERRLLHWMMQDLEAAQYVEQHLGDAFNIEDHAAIAAYLYAYYAQGKLPDTSRFISSLQDDGLEKNVSSIMMMDAPGVWAPHILDDYIHQVRKFPLQEQLDLKREEMRAAERLGDFLRAAQIASEIIALERQ
- a CDS encoding YaiI/YqxD family protein, which gives rise to MLVGISGGLSDVRIVVDGDACPVKSEIADTATRFHVQVIMVSSYDHLIQGSGGVTVVKVDRSDQSADLYIANHIRRGDIVTTNDYGLAALALAKGCEVMSFRGTMYRNDSIDFMLDRRHTSAKERKKGRYGKGPKPFTSEDREVFQHKLTKLLLFLQENE
- the glyS gene encoding glycine--tRNA ligase subunit beta; this encodes MSKDLLFEIGLEEVPARFIPAAIQQLKERMTAWLDSSRIAHGDVEAYATPRRLAVLVKEVAEKQEDINEEVKGPSRKIALDEAGNWSKAALGFARSQSVDPEQFTFKELGGVEYIYATKSSIGVPTAEVLSEGLLHILHAMTFPKFMRWASYDFKFVRPIRWLIALFGNDIVNLEIAGVQSGNVTRGHRFLGQDTVVESPADYVEALRKQHVIVDIAERQSIIVKQIEALAAEKDWTIAVKDDLLEEVLYLVETPTVLFGGFDPSFLNIPKDVLITSMREHQRYFPVLDRAGELLPYFVTVRNGGSQSLDVISKGNEKVLRARLSDAKFFYEEDQRLEIKDALSKLESIVFHEELGSVGDKVRRIRRIADALAEKLRVSPDTLESVSRAADICKFDLVTQMVYEFPELQGVMGEDYARKAGEKEEVARAVFEHYQPRFAGETVPSTNAGAIVSIADKIDTITGCFSIGIIPTGSQDPYALRRQAAGIVQILLDRNLSATLSDVFNIALDVHDNLGNMKRSADEIRKELHEFFGLRVKKLLSETLRYDVVDAVLAAGFDDVASVVDRGAALMNAVQTGDTFKATVESFNRVGNLAAKAVHASVNTGEFTEQGEKTLYETWYGVYESYHTALQEGDATRALALASSITPAVTAFFDSVMVMAEDDAIRNNRLALLAAIDRELKRFADFSKLVG
- the glyQ gene encoding glycine--tRNA ligase subunit alpha; protein product: MNFQQMILTLQQFWAEHNCIIVQPYDTEKGAGTMNPMTYLRSIGPEPWNVAYVEPSRRPADGRYGENPNRLYQHHQFQVVLKPSPDNIQELYLESLNRLGINPLEHDIRFVEDNWEAPTLGAWGLGWEVWLDGMEITQFTYFQQVGGIDASPVAVEITYGMERLASYIQDKENVFDLEWVNGITYGDVFHQPEFEHSKYTFEVSDVKMLFTLFNMYEEEANKAMAQHLVFPAYDYVLKCSHAFNLLDARGAISVTERTGFIMRVRNLARQVAATYLEEREKLGFPLLKKGGAAHV
- the recO gene encoding DNA repair protein RecO — protein: MLYRVEGIVIRSMDYGEGNKIITLCTESGGKTGVLVRGAKKPKSRHAALTQPFTYGEFVFFRNTGLGTLNAGEIIQSHHTLREDITKAAYASYACELLDRVLHDEETGTFWFKQLKACLEALESGKDPLIVMSIYEFKILQAAGYAPQLDACISSGQQCADEDMFISPKLGGVLCRGYKHFDPAALSVTPRTLKLLRLFARMDLNRLGNIDVKDSTKLEIKHVMRQFMDTQLEVKLKSRNFLDQLDKYDM
- a CDS encoding YqzL family protein, with translation MRDFSWKYFAMTGDVGAYLLYRESAVTREQDTDEGESDEHEEARE